ATAATACCGACGATTACTAAAGCTTGCACCAGAATTCTTAAAATAATCGATTCCTCGGTTTCTGGCAAGGGAGAAGATTCTATCTTTTGCCAGAGGGTTTTTAAGGAAGGTCTTGGACGAGCGGCACTGCTAACCATAGGCTAAATTGGGAGAAGGATCAAAAAGTTAATTTTATGTTTCCCAGTTCTAATCTCGATCGCTCCATGGGGTAAAGTGGATTTTAGATGTCAGGATACAGGAGACGGGAGACAGGAGACAGGAGACAGGAGAAGGGAGCAGGGGAGATAGGGAGATAAGGAGATAGGGAGATAGGGAGATAAGGAGATAAGGAGATAAGGAGAAAAAAGCTGATGACTGATGACTGATAACTGATAACTGATAACTGATAACTGATAACTGATAACTGATTACTGATTACTGATTACTGACCCATGATAGCCGTTACCAAGCCTGAAATTTTACCGTTACTTCATCCCCTGATTGGACAATTAGCCACGGCAATTCTCTCCCACTGGGAAAATTATCTTGATTTGTCGCCCTTTGAGTTGCCGGAAGGTTTAGGCTATGTGGAGGGACGTTTAGAAGGGGAAAAATTAATTATCGAGAATCGCTGCTATCAAACTCCCCAGTTCCGCAAAATGCACCTAGAACTGGCTAAACTGGGCAATGGTTTGGATATCCTTCACTGTGTCATGTTCCCCCGTCCAGAATATCCGCTGCCGATGTTTGGATGTGATATAGTCTCCGGCAAAGCGGGAATCAGTGCCGCTATTGTGGATCTTTCTCCCACCAGTGGCGATAAAACTCTCCCTAGTGCCTATAATCAAGCTTTAGCGGCTTTACCGGCGGTCGATTTCGCCCAAGCTCGTGATTTGCCTTCTTGGGGTCATATTTTCTCCCAATATTGTCTGTTTATTCGTCCCGAAACCGCCGCCGAGGAACGACAATTTTTACAAAGAGTAACAGATTTCTTGACAATTCACTGCAAATGTGCTAAGGAAAGTCAGCCTCTTTCTGGGGAAGAAGCGCGCATTTATTTACAGGGACAACGGGATTATTGTAGTCAACAGCAAAAAAACGATAAAACTCGGCGTGTACTAGAAAAAGCCTTTGGTTGGGAATGGGCAGAGCGTTATATGACGGGTGTTCTCTTTGATTTGCCCGATTAAACTGAACTAGGGTAGGCTGAATATTACTGGAAGCCTTACTAGAAAACGATTTTGGGACTTTTTTTCAAGAAAAGTGCCAGAAACAAACGTTGAGAAATCGAGCCGAGGTACTCAAAACCCTTGCACTTTCCGGAGGCGATTGCAAAGGGTTCCGCTTCTAGGCACGCAAGGTCATTCTGTTATTCTGACTTCCCCTTCTGACTTGAAAGAGGGTGTAGGGTGTGGGGTGTAGGGAAGGAAACCTCTTTCATCTGTGGGGGTGAAAATTTTTTCATCGGGACTGACTCCTAACCCCACCAACAAACTTTTTGCCGCAAACCCTACATATCAGGACAGGCACTCATGCAACAGGCAAGAGGCAAAAGGGTGAATAAATAATCAGTTTTTAATAACCAGATTTAGTATAAGAGACCACAGGCTTGAATTTCTCTGATAGATTGATGTAAATATTTAGTCTCTGGATGCCCTGACGTTTCCTTGTCGTCGAGATAGTTAACTTTTCGGTTATGAGTCCCTCGGATTAATAAATGAGAGTTAGGACTTCTTGATTGGTCAAATAAATCAAATATGTCTGCCTCACAATCTCCGATTGTTACTACTTGAATATCTTCGGGTATTTGTTGTTGTGTTTCTGACCAAGAATTTAACCATCGTTGACTTTCTTTTTCTTGGGTTTCTCTTTTTTGCGTTGCTTGGCAATCCCTAAATTCTTTTCTTCTCTTGCCCAGACATATTGATTAATTAGTCCTAAAGGTATTCCGACAGGGGACACTCCTAATGTGGTATGAACTTTGAGACCAAAGGATGTTTGACAATCTAGATAACCCATTCCTTTTTTGGCTTTTTGCGTCGTAAAGTCTAAACTTGTTGTGTCTTGAACTGCCAAAACTATTGGATGTTCTTTGATTCTTTCTACTGTACTTTTAGCTTGGGCGGCAATTATATCTGAGGGGTGAAAATAGGGGGAATTCCAAAAGTCGGATGTGGCACTGGCGGCGGCTAGATTTCCCGAAGCTTGTGGCACTCTTGTACTAGATTGGCTGGCCAAATTTTCCACGATACTGATTAACCTTTTCTTTCTTCTGGTGTCCCCTAGGTCTGCATACTGTAATTCTTGGGCTGCCCATTTCTCCATTTTTTTGCTCACCTCCACCTTAATTCCTTCTTTCAAAACTATACCTATCAATCGTTTCCCCTTTTTTTAAGTTTCTTCTCTTTTTGTTAAGAAAGATCTGACTAATGGATAGCTGATTAAGGGGGGTGCCGATCCCCCCTTAATTTCCCCTTAATAAGGGGGGAGCCGACAATTTTTAACACCTACCTACTTACGGCGATTCCTCTATCCATCTGGCACAGACAACTCCTTATTGGATAAGCCTTGACCCTTAGAAGATGTACCAGACTGAGCCTGAATCCGCCGTAGCAGTTATCCTAATAGTGAAGTAGGAAGTTTTCCTTTGGGGGAGTTAGAAGCCGATCGCCGGTCAAGGAAAAACCCGAAATTCAACCTATTCCCTGGGATCAAAATCTGGCAGCGTCCCCAGCTTGCGGATGGTCACTTTAACATCCATAGACAAATAGTCATCGGCATCACCAAACCAAGAACCGGAAAGAGGTATGATTTGACCGGGATGACGAGCGATCGCCACTCGAATTAAATCAAAGCCGGCGGTAATTTGATTAGTCGGATCATAATTACGCCAACCGGCCCCCGGTAGATAAACCTGTAACCAAGCATGGGTAGCGCCAGAGCCAGTCATCCCCACTTCGCCACCGTCGAGGGCAGCATCGTAGAGATAGCCACTGACAAAACGACAGGCTAAACCCAATCTTCGCAAAGCTTCGATCATCAACCAAGCATAATCGCGACAAGTTCCCGACTTTAGCCGCAGGGTTTCTCCGGGGGATTGAGTTCCTTCACTCTCCCGGGCTTGGTAGGTAAAATTATCTTTGATAGCCGCCATCATTCTTTCCATGACATCGAGGGTATCATCTTGGTCCCCCGCTACAAAACTTTTGGCCCAAGCTGCCAGGCTGCCGTCGGCATCCTCGGCGTGGGGACGCATAAACGCCACTAGATCTAACCATTCATCGGGGGTGTACTGGATGGGAATTTCGATCGCCCGTTGAGCGAGGGGAAAATCAGCGATCGCTTTTAAGCCAAAATGTTCTGCCCGTAATCGACAGGTAACGATTAATTCTGACGCTGCTTCGGCGAATTCAAGCCCTACCACGTTGTTAGATAGAGTATCCATAGTCCAGCGCGTTTTGGCGGCAATATTCGCTTCTACAGAATAACTGATAATTCTTTCACCGTGACCGGCACTAGGCAAAAAAATCGCCCGATGTTCCCCAAAAGTTACCGGTTTACGATAATGATAGGTGGTGATGTGTTCCAAGTCGTAGATGACACTCATCCTGATTATCCTTAATAAAGTAGCTGGTTATAATTGAAGATAAATCCCCCCTTGATCCCCCCTTGATCCCCCCTTAATCCCCCCTTGATAAGGGGGGTATCTGACAATTTTTAACACCCACCTACTTAATCACTGATAACCGATAACTGATAACTGAAATGACCTCTGACCCGTTCCTCGATCGAGCTTGGAATACCGAAGACCTAGAACAAGCACTTCGAGGTGTCGGCACTATTCAAGAAGAACTCAACTATAATCAGGCGCGCAATTCTCTGGGCAAACTTGTTGAGCGTCTCGATCTTACCTCGATCGAGAAAATTGGTCTAGAAGCGGAGATCGATCGCCTAGTGGCCCTGCTAGAAAAACTCGATCGATCCCTGATTCAAATTGCCGCTTTTGGACTGGTGGGCCGGGGAAAATCCTCGATTTTAAATGCTCTGGTCGGTCAAGAAATCTTTACAACCGGTCCCCTACACGGAGTTACCCGCACCATTAAAGGGGTAAATTGGCAGTTAAGCAGCGATGATACTTTCCCCAATCTAGCGCGTCTGACCCTGAACGGCCAGGGTAATGCTCAGGTGCAATTGCTTGATACTCCCGGTATTGATGAGGTAGATGGGCAAACGAGGGAAATTCTCGCCTGTCAGGTGGCGCAGCAGGTGGATTTAATCCTTTTTATCATCTCCGGTGATATGACCAAAGTGGAATTTTCCGCCCTGGCCAAGTTGCGGGAAGCAGGAAAACCGATGATTTTGGTCTTTAATAAAATCGATCAGTATCCGGAAGTCGATCGCCTCGCTATCTATGAGAAAATCGCCTCAGAACGGGTGAAAGAATTACTCTCCCCCGATGAGATTGTTATGGTGGCGGCCTCTCCCCTCCTGGCGGAGACGGTTAAAGGGCAGGATGGGCGGCTAAAAACGCAACGATTTCGCGGAAAACCCCAGATAGAAGCTCTGAAACTCAAAATTTTGGAAATTCTAGAGCGAGAGGGTAAATCGCTCGTAGCACTCAATTCTATGCTGTATGCGGACGAGGTAAACGAGCAAATTGTCGCCCGCAAAATGGCTATCCGTGATCGTGGCGCTAATCAATTGATTCAAAAAGCAGTGATGATCAAAGCATCGGCGATCGCTCTCAATCCGGTGACGGTGTTGGATCTGTTTACGGGGGCAGTCATCGATCTAGCCATGATTCTCGCTCTTTCTCGCTTATACGGCATCGATTTAACTCGTCAGGGGGCGATCGCTCTTTTACAAAAAATTGCCCTCAATATGGGTGGCATTAGTGCCAGCGAATTTTTAGCGGTTTTGGGCTTAAGTTCCCTAAAAGGATTACTCGGTCTCTCGATTCCTGCCACTGGCGGTATTTCTCTCCTTCCCTATACTTCGATCGCCCTGACTCAAGCGGGAGTTGCCGGTGTATCCTGTTACGCGATCGGCCAAGTGACGAAAACCTATCTCGCTAATGGGGCCACCTGGGGACCCGATGGCCCCAAGGCAGTGGTGGCCAGCATTCTCGATTCCCTCGATGAAACCTCGATTCTCAACCGGATTAAGCGGGAATTAGGCTCAAAATTGGGGGTTGGGGGACTTTTCAGTGATCAGTAAACAGTAAACAGTAATCAGTGAACTGAAGGCAAGAGGCAATAGGCAACAGGCAATAGGCTCCCAGAAAGAATCTGGCAATTCTCCTACCTAAAAAGAAGGCTAGAAACTGAGTAGATTAAAGCTTTTAGCTTAACAAATTTGGTTTTAGATTCGGCCCTTGTGAACTGAAAACTCAAATCTGATAACTGATAACTGATCACTGATCACTGACTCGATCAATCCAAGAAATGCTTGCTATGGACGATCGCCGCTATAATAACTACCGCCCCTTGAATTTGATAGATCAGACGGTAGGCATAGGCAGACTTTTCTCGGATGGTATCATCGTTAAATTCGGCGCATTTTTTCGCTTCTAGGGGACAATTTTCTAAAGAATAGCTTATATCAAGAATTCGACGTACGACGGCCGCCGCGTAGGACGGGGAATCTCGACTAATATAAGATGCGATCGCATCCACGTCTTCAATTGCTTTGGGCGACCAGACAAGGCGATAATTCACTCGATCAGCCATTTGTTTAAAAGACCCTCAACTTCTTCTTGGGGGATTGTATTCTCCAGAGAGGCAGCGTTCAAACTTTGACGCACCTTCTCCAGAACGTATAAATGATACTGAATATCTTCAATTGAACAATCATCTGGTAATTGATTCAAGAGGGATTCAACTTTTTGTCTAATGCTATTCATACAAGTTTGACCGAAGTTTTTAAGGAAAAGTATAAATTTAAGTTATCTATCAACTATCATCTATCATCTATCATCGGATAGAAAATTATAGTTACGCATCCTATCTTATGCCATAGTCCCCAGAAAAGCGAGAAAAAGTTAAGAATAGATAAGGTGATTATCTAGCTTTTGTAACATTGGGGCGGCGATACTGTTAAGAATACTTAATAATTCTCCTATCTGCTCAATCCCCGCAACTTTTAGGGATTATTGACCGATAACCATCTAGCGGCCACAAGACCCCCCCCAATCGCAGCAATTTTTTGTTACATTAGTTTACAGTTCCCTCAACGCCCCAGTGGGTTATTAATTTTAATGTCTTCTTCGGTTCCTTCGTCGGATTTTATACCCTTAATCGGTCAAGAAACAGAAATCTTTAACTGGGCAAAATCCCATTATCGTAACCATACCTTTGCCAAAGATGAAAAAGTAGCCACGCGCCCCGGGCTATTATACTTTGTCGAATCTGGGGCGATTCGTATTGTTGGTAAGGCACAAGTTAACGTTATTGACCAAAAATCCTCCCGTCAACTACCTATGGCCGATAGTGAGGAAGTATTTCTTGGTTTTGTGGGTGCAGGTCAACCTTTTGAGATTGTTTCTCAATTTCCCTTTCAATTACAAGCCCAAGCTCATCTAGACGGAACCGAGTTAGTCTGGTTATACTGGGAAGACCTAGAAAAATGGCCGCAATTGCGATCGGCTGTTATGGAAACTTTTCGCCATCAATACCAGCGTAAGTTATTTTGGTTGAGTATTCTCGGTCAAAAACGCTCCCTCGATCGATTAATGGGGTTCTTGGTTATATTATTGGAAGAATACGGTCAACCCTGTGTAGAAGGCTATTATCTTCCCTATCCCCTAACTCACGCTCAAATTGCCAGCGCCATCGGCACTACCAGAGTCACAGTAACAAGATTAATCGGTAAATTGCGACAACAAAATTCGATCTTTTTTAAGCAGGATAATCTTATCGGATTGCCCAGCTTATTTTTGAGTCAGAATTAATTTTTCTGCGGTGTTGCTGACTCAAGCTACTTGCCAACCGTGCATCCTATCCAAAAGTTAAGTAGGTAGGCGTTAAAAATCATCAGATACCCCCCTTATTAAGGGGGGACTAAGGGGGGATCAGCACCCCCCTTATCAAGGGGTGGCAGGGGGGATCAAACCTAAAATCCATTTTTAATTTAATTATAACCAGCTACTTACTTTGGCTCTAGGTTTTAAAAACCCCACACAAGCAGATTCCCATCGCCAATCAGCAACCCCAGAAATCTATTATGACCGCACAAACCCCGCCATCCCTCTCCGTTCTCTACGAGGAAGATTTTGTTCTCTGGACAGAAAAAACCGCCGAACTTTTAAAGCGAAAAGAGTTTGACAGAGTGGACTGGGAAAATCTGATCGAGGAAGTGGAGTGCATGGGGAGAAGCGAGCGCCAGGCCGTCGAAAGTTTATTAACTCAACTATTAATCCATCTTTTGAAACTGAGTTATTGGGCAGCGGAAAGAGAACGAAACGCACGTCATTGGCTGGGAGAGATAGCCACTTTTCGAGTGCAACTGAAAAAAAAGATCAAAACCCAAACGCTAAAAAATCATGCCATTAATTCCTTTGGGGAGGCCTATTCAGACGCAAGACAAACCCTAATTGATGGGAGAATTGTCGATAAAAATATAATTCCCCTAGAGTCTATATTCACTCTCGAACAAGTATTAGATGGGGATTGGTTCCCCATCGATATCGCACCTTTTCTTACGGAAATTTGAGAGCCACTGATACTTAAATAGTTAGATGTTAAAAACTGTCAAAAACCCCCCTTATTAAGGGGGGATCGAAACCAAAATCTATCTTCAATTTAATTATAATCAGCGACTTAGTTCGAGGTTATCTCAAAATAATCTGGAGGACGAGCTTTTCCCTCATGTCTGACGTTTATCTAATTGGTGGCCCCAATGGTTCCGGGAAAACCACCGTCGCTAAAAAAATTTTACCCAACTTTTTAGGCGTTATCGAGTACGTTAACGCCGATGAAATTGCCGCCGGACTCTCACCTTTTAATCCTGAGTCGGTTGCTATCCAAGCAGGACGGTTGATGTTAGAAAGGTTGGTAACACTGAAGTGCCAAGGAATAGATTTTGCCTTTGAAAGCACCCTGGCAGCCCGACATTTTGCCCGTTTTTTGAGAGACTGTCGCAGTTCTGGCTATAGGCTCAATCTTATTTATTTTTGGCTACAAAGTCCAGAATTAGCTTTACAGAGAGTTCACAGAAGGGTAGCCAGTGGCGGTCATAATATTCCTGAAGATGTGGTTCGTCGTCGTTATGAGCGGGGACGTATTAACCTCATGCAGTTGTATTTACCTTTATGCGATACTTGGATTATCTATGATAATTCTGGGGATGAACCGCACTTAGTTGCTGCGTTAGGATTTAATCAACCTCCTATTATTTATAACCCAGACACCTTCCGAATCATTACCAGAAACTAAAATGACTGAACCCACCTTAACGGAACTGCATCAGAAAATCGATACAGGTGTTAGAGTCGCAATCGCAGAAGCAATTGAGAGACACCGTCTCTTAGGAGAATCTATCAGCATTTTCAAAGATG
This Microcystis wesenbergii NRERC-220 DNA region includes the following protein-coding sequences:
- a CDS encoding phycocyanobilin:ferredoxin oxidoreductase, with product MIAVTKPEILPLLHPLIGQLATAILSHWENYLDLSPFELPEGLGYVEGRLEGEKLIIENRCYQTPQFRKMHLELAKLGNGLDILHCVMFPRPEYPLPMFGCDIVSGKAGISAAIVDLSPTSGDKTLPSAYNQALAALPAVDFAQARDLPSWGHIFSQYCLFIRPETAAEERQFLQRVTDFLTIHCKCAKESQPLSGEEARIYLQGQRDYCSQQQKNDKTRRVLEKAFGWEWAERYMTGVLFDLPD
- a CDS encoding transglutaminase family protein → MSVIYDLEHITTYHYRKPVTFGEHRAIFLPSAGHGERIISYSVEANIAAKTRWTMDTLSNNVVGLEFAEAASELIVTCRLRAEHFGLKAIADFPLAQRAIEIPIQYTPDEWLDLVAFMRPHAEDADGSLAAWAKSFVAGDQDDTLDVMERMMAAIKDNFTYQARESEGTQSPGETLRLKSGTCRDYAWLMIEALRRLGLACRFVSGYLYDAALDGGEVGMTGSGATHAWLQVYLPGAGWRNYDPTNQITAGFDLIRVAIARHPGQIIPLSGSWFGDADDYLSMDVKVTIRKLGTLPDFDPRE
- a CDS encoding GTP-binding protein; protein product: MTSDPFLDRAWNTEDLEQALRGVGTIQEELNYNQARNSLGKLVERLDLTSIEKIGLEAEIDRLVALLEKLDRSLIQIAAFGLVGRGKSSILNALVGQEIFTTGPLHGVTRTIKGVNWQLSSDDTFPNLARLTLNGQGNAQVQLLDTPGIDEVDGQTREILACQVAQQVDLILFIISGDMTKVEFSALAKLREAGKPMILVFNKIDQYPEVDRLAIYEKIASERVKELLSPDEIVMVAASPLLAETVKGQDGRLKTQRFRGKPQIEALKLKILEILEREGKSLVALNSMLYADEVNEQIVARKMAIRDRGANQLIQKAVMIKASAIALNPVTVLDLFTGAVIDLAMILALSRLYGIDLTRQGAIALLQKIALNMGGISASEFLAVLGLSSLKGLLGLSIPATGGISLLPYTSIALTQAGVAGVSCYAIGQVTKTYLANGATWGPDGPKAVVASILDSLDETSILNRIKRELGSKLGVGGLFSDQ
- a CDS encoding type II toxin-antitoxin system RelE/ParE family toxin, which translates into the protein MADRVNYRLVWSPKAIEDVDAIASYISRDSPSYAAAVVRRILDISYSLENCPLEAKKCAEFNDDTIREKSAYAYRLIYQIQGAVVIIAAIVHSKHFLD
- a CDS encoding Crp/Fnr family transcriptional regulator; amino-acid sequence: MSSSVPSSDFIPLIGQETEIFNWAKSHYRNHTFAKDEKVATRPGLLYFVESGAIRIVGKAQVNVIDQKSSRQLPMADSEEVFLGFVGAGQPFEIVSQFPFQLQAQAHLDGTELVWLYWEDLEKWPQLRSAVMETFRHQYQRKLFWLSILGQKRSLDRLMGFLVILLEEYGQPCVEGYYLPYPLTHAQIASAIGTTRVTVTRLIGKLRQQNSIFFKQDNLIGLPSLFLSQN
- a CDS encoding DUF29 domain-containing protein, with protein sequence MTAQTPPSLSVLYEEDFVLWTEKTAELLKRKEFDRVDWENLIEEVECMGRSERQAVESLLTQLLIHLLKLSYWAAERERNARHWLGEIATFRVQLKKKIKTQTLKNHAINSFGEAYSDARQTLIDGRIVDKNIIPLESIFTLEQVLDGDWFPIDIAPFLTEI
- a CDS encoding zeta toxin family protein translates to MSDVYLIGGPNGSGKTTVAKKILPNFLGVIEYVNADEIAAGLSPFNPESVAIQAGRLMLERLVTLKCQGIDFAFESTLAARHFARFLRDCRSSGYRLNLIYFWLQSPELALQRVHRRVASGGHNIPEDVVRRRYERGRINLMQLYLPLCDTWIIYDNSGDEPHLVAALGFNQPPIIYNPDTFRIITRN